From Corticium candelabrum chromosome 9, ooCorCand1.1, whole genome shotgun sequence:
CCTTTCATTGGACCAACATCCCGTCTATTTTGTTTCTCCATATACGGAATACATCTTGGGACAATTCGTGTTTGTAGACGGGACTCCTCTATGAAGTCCCACAATAGTAGCACATGCAGTTACCCTACTCAAACTCTACGAGCTAAAAGATATTGTCTACATACCTCGCGCATGCAGCAGCGACTGTCCGTCCACCTAGAGACCATAGCGCTTCGTCAATAACTAGCGTAGTTGTAGCCCGCAAGCGGATAGCCTGCCATTTGCTGGGACTGCTGAGACGACGTCGTCACGACAAGTGGTGCCGCCGCCGCCCCTCCGCTCTGAACAACCGTCGTTCTGGCGAGATACACTCGTCGACGCCACACGCCGACTCCAATTGCCGCAGCAATGACGACGAGGATACCCGCAGCGATAAGCGCCCTGAAAAAATTTCCGAGACGTCACATTGCAAGGCTACGGATACTTTACGATAGAGATTGCCTTACCAGCCCCACCACGTGATGTCCACATCCACACTGGCTACATCGATGTCTGGGTCGAAACAAGAGCAGCAGGCACTACTGATACGGTCACAACAGCAATCGGAACAGCTGTAGACAGCAAAAGCGACATCATACGAGCTATTTAGTAGTAAAAACACTTCGAATTGCCATCAAGTGACGTACTAGTAGTCGTTGCAGTAGACATATCCACTCTGAAAACAGATGACTGAGAGTTATATAGTGCCGGAAACTACGTGAAGAGCACGCCCATTGCAATGCGATGAAAATGTCTACGTGTGCAGACTTACCGCCGAGCCGAGAAAAATTGTGAAAAACGCAACCGTTGCAGTAAACGTGAGAATGCTCATCTTGGTCGCTGTGTGCTTCAATGAGGCAAACGGTTGAACCTACTAGTAGTCTTGTGTTTCGAGACTCTCGTGAAGGTTTTTATAGCAGGTTCCCGTATGTGATTGGCAAGCGCCCAAGACCGGTGTGCcagcggatttgttccggCCGCATTTGTTCCGGTTGATCAAATGCGCAAGCGCAGTAACTAAGGGGTGTGTAATACGCTTGCGCATATGTTGTCCCTCGGATCTCCAGATGCTGCTTTATGTTGTCTTCTTCCGCGAATTTGTTCCGGGGCGGGGTAGAATTGCCGACACTTAGAAATTGTTTAGCGCATGCGTGTTACATGTCAAACCTTTATTTTTGTTCCTTTGGCCATGTTATAGCTTGTACAGGCTTCAGAGGCTTCTTTGTAGTTTACGCAACATGCAGCTGTGAACTGTCGCGATCGGTGGCTTGTACTCTCCGATCACTAGatataattaattcattaaataATTATCCAGTGTGAATAGACGTACGGCAGGCTACGACAGTGAAAGGTGTGGAATGGGTATCTAGACATGTTTTTGACGCTTTTGAAGAATCAAATGTGAAAAACTTTAGTAATAGTTCGGTATTTGTGGTTTACCGCATGCAGTGATGTTGAATAGAAATTCGTTTGTAATCTTCTACTTGTGTTGTAGGCTATAATGGACTGTTGTAGCAGTTAGTTTAAATCTGCATGTGCATAAAATTCCTTGTGTGTACCTTCAtgctgtaattaattaattaattgacaatcTAATGCAGTTGAGTAAATGGATATACAATTGCCTAATTAGTCGATTATTTGAAAGTTTATGTGTTATTGTTAAATCTACATACTAACCCAGGTTACTGAGGTACATTACTGAACTGAGTGTTTAATTATGTTGGGCATATGTGAGCTGCTGGCATGAGCTGTTTGATGCAATAATGCAGTGGAGTTGATAGATTTTGAGATAAATATTTTGGTGTtataatgatgatgataataatagtaattttCTTTTTAAATTGGTTATAGTATGGTTGGCTTATTCGTAGTAcatgatatcaataaagttgttatGTTCCTTTGGTTTGTCAtgtttaacaacaacaacaacaacaacaataatataataataataataataataataataataataataataaaaggcgtcattcattgggggtgtacagacctgcagcagctcgatcgacagaccagaaagctcctctctatgcacggtgtccaccatcctgctgcagacgttgaccgactgtacgctccttgcagtgatggggggtagggggttacaacagattgagtcgacatatcaatcttgtattgtgaggctgaactgttaccttgctgacagttctgatcctttcatgcagatgatacgggagtgtgactctggaaaatcttcacactcgatcaagtgcatggcttgtcggtttactgcacagctgcggaggagtcttgctttggacaacaagtcgcagaacttacacaggaatgcattcatcttggttgaaggtggcttcgagcaagcgcctgaaacagatgcgagacattaccatacgtgttgcagttctcttcgtgtgcggtcctggagcgggaagcctatgcacagGCAGTAttgtcgtctcactgagcaaccgcctgtggacatgaaagagacctgcggatggctaaaggcagcgaatcttcctgctgcaactgagggactggttgttgctgctcaagaccaagctcttcggactcggtactatgagcgcaagattctacatcgtgatgtcagtcctacttgccgcatgtgcagtgtaggcctggaaacagtcgaccacattgtggcaggctgtagtgctttggcactgacggactacactgatcgacacaatcaggtggcatccatcattcactgggatgtttgtcaccattttggggttccagtagagagcagatggtaccggcatcatcctgataggtttgtggagacggatgacattactatgacatgggataccaccatccccactgccaggaagatcaaagccaatcgtccagacgtctgtttcagaaataggaagacaaacacttgtcttcttattgatatcagctgtcctgctgatggcaacattggcaagaaatatgctgagaagttggcgaagtacagtgacttgcgagtggagataaaccgcatgtggcattgtcgaacactggtggttccggtggtcttgggagctttgggcacagtgcacgcaggtattgcatggtggctggacattattccaggtcatcacaacctgcagctcttacagaaaacagtgcttctgggatctactcggatccttcgtaaagtcatgtcttctttctagacagccgtgatggtctaagtacttctgaagcagggtttgcttccggttaACAGATGCCATCAAGAAATGCTCAAGATCTAAGAACAGCAAGATATTCCAAGTTCTTACCAAGAATGTATACAAGCATTGATTTATACTTTTCAAACTGTAACAGCTATGGCCTGTATAGTCTATCTATGTGTAGTGAAGACAAATGTATGATGTTAACGACTTACATGCTGTTGCTCGTGTAGATAGTTCGGCATTTTTACTGTTCTAAAATTTTTATAGCACGTATATATTGCAGCTAGGTACTACTTGTGAAGTTGTAGcgttaaattattaatatcaagtaTCCTATCTTTTAAAACTATAACAGTCTGTATAAGTTTGCATGAAAAGTTATTTCTTGTATACACACATTTGCAGTAGTGGTGATTAGATATTTGCATACTAATactcaatttaattaattaaacaatttataccagcaacagaaatattattgAAAATATGTAGTACCTCTATATATGTTGCTGGTATAAATTATTGCTTGTGAAGACTTTGAATTTATTGGCATTTTGCAACCAATTGCAactaattatattaaataaagAGCTAAATATGAATAATTGAAACTATTTCAAAAGATTAACACAATCAGTGAGATCAGTGAAGTTTGTATGTGCGGTTTACTTCAGAAACTGAATTGTTGGAGAAGTAGTGATCAGATATGCCCATACTAATCGGCcaattacaaatacaaataatcgGAGCTGGTATTACAAGAAGATTCACTTCctttcaaatttaattaatatttgcgTGGAACAACTCATATCATcaatagaaaacaatttgAATCAGATCGAAGCACCTTGATTAAGTGCCATCTCTGCCAGCCACTTGGATACATTGTAATTCATTAGCACTTTGCAGCTAAAGTGATATGCAAATAACTATTATAGATGaagatattaatattaactattgAAACTCTTTCAAAAGATTAATACGGCCagtagaagtttgtatgtgcagtttTACTCTATAAGCTGCACATTTGTAGAAGTAGTGATCAGGTATGTCCATACTTATCAGCTGATTCCAAATAATCAGAGCTCTAATATTACATGAAGATAACATTCAATTCCTTTCAAACTTAATATATGTGTAGAAAACTCATATCGTCACTGGAAAAACAATTTTAATAAGAAGCACATTGATTAAGTGCCATCTCTATCAGCCACTTGGATACGTTGTAATTCATTAGCATTTTTTATCTAAAGTGAGATACATAACTATTATAGAtgaatatattaatattaactactgAAACTGTTTCAAAAGATTAGCATGGCCagtagaagtttgtatgtgcagtttTGCTTCAGAAACTGCACATTTGCAGAAGTAGTGCATGATCAGATTTgcacatgtttaattaacaactgaCTTCAAGAATTGGTGCACTTGTATATATTGCAAGATGATGTCATATGCATTCAGTTGTCTGAGATTCAAaagttattttaattaaacaactagAATTAGATTAGAAAGTACGTATTCCAAAATTGAACAGTATACAAACTACCTAAAGATTTCACAATTATGCTGTACTGATCTACCTTGAAGACAGATCTAAAGAACATTATTATTAAgattaataaattgatattacttattaattttttgaaaaagaTTTACataatagaagtttgtataaGCAGTTTTACTTATCAACTACATATTTTCAACCTAATGTCAGTATATGCTtacatatcacgtgacctttagGTGCGCTCATTGGTCCATTGCAGGTGTTTTATCAGCGAAACAACCCCTAATTATAAGGTCAACCATAACACTTCACAAGAGCAATCAACATTAACCATCTATTGGTATTCAATTATCTAGTAATTCTACTATAAACATATAccacttaattaaagttgcAATAATGTTATTCAATGCTCCAACCAACTGTTTGATGACATATTGTACAACATACGTGTTCGCGTAGTGTAACCTTTTCATGAATAAGTGGTACGTACCTCTCTTTCTGCTAATACTAGTACGTACATGTGTGAAAATGTGCTGGTGGCAACAAGTTCAGCACAGTGTAACTgactacattacaatgaagATATGCAATAGTTTTGAAATTGTCCAGTTCTAGACAATTTGGTAAATACTGCCTCTTACCAATTTAACATGTAGCACGCATTCCTCAACTAAGCTAGTACAGACACCTTAGATCTAAATTTTATGTTGCAATGCTTCCAGGAAGTTGAGAGAAAATTCATACAAGCAAGTTGTGTtatatgtgttgtgttatatgTGCATGTTTAATTCTCTAGATTTAGTAATGATGGGGATCGATTAGTACCAGCCTATATACTTTCTACTTTAAATTAAGaattgcaaacaaatttaCTTGTGAACTTTACACATTTAGGTATAATGAAATGTTGAGTGATCGAATGCCATGCAAAAGCCAAGAGAAAACTTGCGGAGTCCAAACTGCTTCGTGAATATGTGCATTTAATTACGGTTACATATTTAATAGAAGCAAGTAACATTTGTTGAGTTACTTGTAAAAAGTAATTGTACTAAAGGTAgatgttgatattgatatcaatcattaaaactcttttcaaaatattggtacagtaaatagaagtttgtatgcaaagttttacttctgaaactacatatttgccatagtggtggtcagatatgtccaCACTTGTCAACATTCcaaaaattcgaatgactagtattgaggaaagacaacttttaattgaatttaaacgtagtagatatcttacccaattcaaaccatcAATATAAATAtgactagaatgtaaagaatgtatatttacaatattcaaccattttatattatactatagctatATAGAGGCcttgctgtttgttgctccacggccagagttgaatcaaaataattatactatgtaaatattaatatcaatcataaaaaattttcaaaatatttatacagtaaatagaagtttgtatgcaaagttttacttttgaaactacatatttgcctaagtggtggtcagatatgtcaacacccaTGAAAGATTTCAAAAAATTcaaatgacttgtattgaggaaagacaacttttaattgaattcaaacttagtagatatcttatccaattcaaaccatcaatagaaatataactagaatgtaaagacTGTGtaattacaatattcaaccattttatattatactatagctacattcaggttttgctgtacacagtcagagttgaatcaaataattgtaatatgtagatatcaataccaatcattaaaactttctcaaaatattaatatagtaaatataagtttgtatgcaaggttttacttctgaaactacatatttgccaaagtggtgatAAGATATGTCAATACTTGTCAACAGATTTCAAAAACTCGATTGActagtattgagggaagacaactttcaattgaattgaaacttagtagatatcttacccaattcaatccatcgatagaaatataactagaatgcaaagaatgtgtatttacaatattcaaccattttatattatactatagctacatacaggtcttactgtacattggttactccacagccagagttcaatcaaaataattgtaatatgtagatattaacttaatatcaatcattaaaactttctcaaaatattcatacagtaaatagaagtttgtatgcaaagttttacttgtgaaactacatatttgccaaagtggtggtcagacaTGTCAATACTTGTCGACATATTTcaaaaattcgaatgactagtattgagggaagacaactttcaattgaattcaaacttagtagatatcctacccaactcaaaccatcgatagaaattaactagaatgtaaagaatgtgtatttacaatattcaaccattttataatATACTACAGCTACATGCAGGTCTTACTGTATATTGTTgttccacagccagagttgaatcaaaataattgtaatatgtagatattaatatcaatcattaaaactttctcaaaacattaacatagtaaatagaagtttgtatgcaaaggtttacttctgaaactacatatttgccaagtggtggtcagatatgtcaatactagtcgacagatttcagaaattcgaatgactagtataGAGgcaagacaactttcaattgaattcaaacttagtagatatcttacccaactcaaaccatcaatagaaatatcaCTAGAATATAGTCAACCATAGatacatttttgtttcttcACAGCCATCGGatcaaaataaatgtattaattaaatgtagttattaatagcaattattgaaaaagtttggaatattaattaacacaattgaAATTGGTATgtggctttaattaattgttaattaattaaactgtacaTTTGCAATGGTCAGATATCATACTGTATGACACAGGGCTGTGGGCTGACGTTGTGCATAGTCATTACTACGTAGTATTGTCTAGCCACGCCTATGTATTGATTGTGTAATTACGTGCCACGCGGACGCACCTTGCAAAGTGTGCATCTTCCGTGtgctgtttgcaattgccaTGTCTATGACACCACTAGATGTCATACGCTTGAGCATTGCAAGATAAGTCAATAAATGCTTGCTTGTACACaagtttctaattgtttgcgtcattagtattttgttacacACCTTAATTTGATAAAAAGTTATCTCACTGGGGGTTGTCTCTAGATTGATCTGATTAAGCTTGTCTCCACCtgctaactcattacaattccggAAGTTGCTTAGGCTGGTCTTTTGTTCATAgcaagaaataaataattattataattgaattaagctcttcaagagctgtccatcgatatcaattagacctcGGAAACCCATACTATAGTCTACGCGCTGAATTCCTCAGTCcatctaatgcgtgaacggactttagtcgCGCTGGCAGATGTCTCGTACTTCAGAGCTCAACCTTACGGTAAGCGGTCTAGGGGAAAGTGTCGATCACTACTGCGATATTGTGGGTCACCGCTATGTTGAGTGCCAAAAGAGATTACGCAAACAGCAGCAGCTCAAGCAACCACCAAGCAAGGaagatacatgtacatgcagcagGCAGACGCAGAACTATTAGGGGAATTCCCTCAGCAGGTATTGAATGTCGGTGTTATGTCCCAGTATGGTGATGATGTGCTTGCCGATCTACTGAAGCTCGAGAGCTTGTGCGTTTGTGAATACCGCTGGCTTGTCTAACTCGCGCCATAACACACAATCTAATGATTGCTTGCCGGATATTGGTGCTTCTATCTCTATTTAGTTGTCTCTGAGGAAATTCCGAATTTGCTCAAAGGTCCTACAGCCTACACAGAGAGTGATATATCCGCAAATGGTCATAACAGCTGGTACCATGCAATTAGTTACAATGTCTGTTactaaattgtctgtgtggttcttgtttgttgttactcCAGAGTTCTGTGTCCTATCTGGATGCGAATTGAAAtatatgtgtcgtgctcaaccagatcagtctggttcgtaaagtctattacaagtactggaagcaaaccctgcttcagaagtacttagaccatcacggctgtctagaaagaagacatgactttacgaaggatccgagtagatcccagaagcactgtttattatgtgtcgctatgcccctccataatgagcaagtggggtctttactcccatctgggcacccaccaacccggcaggtgagcctagcggggtacatgtttccgtgtagtcctcacggcgatcaatgactagccaattcgatatagattgcaggcattacggtgaccgcgaacatcggtacagcacgcctagtggatataaaTGACCACCAAGAAAAAACTGAACGTcttcgtcaacggaccgttcgccagaccacagaaactcccca
This genomic window contains:
- the LOC134184890 gene encoding uncharacterized protein LOC134184890; protein product: MSILTFTATVAFFTIFLGSASGYVYCNDYYCSDCCCDRISSACCSCFDPDIDVASVDVDITWWGWALIAAGILVVIAAAIGVGVWRRRVYLARTTVVQSGGAAAAPLVVTTSSQQSQQMAGYPLAGYNYASY